The stretch of DNA tcacaattattattttatggtTGAAATGGCCTTACCTGGCGATCATGGTTTCTACTTTCAATTCAActaaaggatttattttagtGTAATtctgtttttaaaaaaatggctTCTGTGGCGTCCTTTGTGTTTTAACTGTCAATCGCATTTATCTAACGCGACAGAACAATTATACGTTCAGCGTACGTGTCCTTGAATATAATCTGACACATCTTGTTTTGACACTGACGTTTCTTCCCTTCAAATTTCGTAATCTTTTACAGTAAGTGACAGTGTTTGACAGACTTAAAACTGAAGCCGTAataccttttttttgtaaaatctcAAATCAAACCCTGATCGCCAGATTTGGTCAGGGGAGGGACATCTATAAGTGATTGGattgaaagttttgaaatgtgaaaattaagtcaaaataataatagttGCTATAACAGCTtcacaacatattttttattatttctttcacaaacGTTGAAGTCATCACAAATAGACATTTCTTTTGCCATAAACTGTCACTTTTTTGACATTCAGATGAACTGGTCACAATCAACATTGATTCCTTTGGGGGATATGTTTATTTCTGGttataatatttatctttctgaattatctttcatcatttttttattctattagtGGTTTTATTTCTCGTATCCAGTTGTGATGTttcctattttctttttttagctttaacttctttattttttacttttatttcttaatttttcacttCTCTTTAGTTTTGCACAATTTGTAAATTATGATGATGACGTTTCCATTATCTGTCGGCTTTGTAATCACTTCATTTATTCGAAATCATTGGTTAGATTTTCCTccatgtttgtttttttgcaTCGCTATTGGATTTTTCTAGATTTTGTTTATGCTTATCCTGCATATGGATTCAGCGAGAGAGAAATTCTCATCGCAAATGAGGTCATTTTTagtagagatttttttttatttaatcattttttgttaTATTCAGTTGGCACAAAATGACCATAAGgagaccattttttttaattatggatccataatgtaaatttttctttcaactgtCTGTCAGTTGCGTGCTGTGCttacagcttttttttttaaaagatttttttgtgttgaaaatgATACTATTGATTTACttcaaatagatttttctatgactgataaaatatttcttttaaaaaatgcgTTTGTGAGCTGTATATTATcgggatttcttttttaaaaatggcTTTTGGgatggttttaatttttaaaatgtcaaacatatAGAAATagatgggatttttcttttattaaaagtaaCTTATTTCGTTTTACTTTTACTTAATACTACGTACTTAACGTACTTAACTCCAATGTTGCCAagatattagaaaaaaaaatgacagtTTGCCGTCAAATCGGTGACTGAACTGTCATTCATTTTACTGTTTGTTTTGACATCACTGACagtctttaaaattcttaggGTCAAATGTAAAAAGCGCTGTTTCAGCGTAAGCCtttcatttttgctttttcatttGTTCCCTagaatatttaacaaaatggCCTTATGCTgtcattgatttttattttgatttcaaatcatgagaaatgtcaaaaaattaacttatgACACTtacatttttagttttatttttaaatatttgaaatttattattaaagaataatggtcaataaatgaaaaaaattggtaaatttgcaaaattcaccACCATAAAGTGGTTACAAAATTAAGGAACCTGTttgtcatttttcttttttttttcaattgggACAATAGAAATGgccattttgtaaaaaaaaatccttaagaaATTCACTGAAAGTAAATTagtaaatacataaataatatgagataaaatattgcactgtatgaaggaaaaattacaaCATACTTCATTACGTATTTACTCATTTACGCATCTTAAGTGAATGTCGAatgaactcttttttttcattatcgtcgatgttgaaaatattttttttacaaaatatttattttttttaagaatacttaataaaaattcgcaTAACGAcgtaattttgaattaaatttagcattcaaaattaatggttatttttttttggtgaggaattttccctcctgattttccttaatttttttgtcaaaaaatctcaatatcTCTGTGtacaaaaatgtatttttaaaaaaatatcgtcTTTATCTCtcgtatttttttcctaattttgaatttttagtcgtaaaattcctaaaatattcgtgaaaattctaattttaagtctttctttttgggtttaaatgtaattttctaaGGGTTTTTAACGTGATACCTAATCACAAAAGAAGCGCTCAAATTAATCACATCACAACAGATTCTCAATGAGTATACTCACAAAGTAGAGGATGATCATGAGAAAGCTGTAGAAGGGTGAAAATTTATGGCCTCTACTGTGGTTGGAACCATCGACGTCAGCATTCTTGGAGATGGCAGGTTGAGCCGACAATTCCACCTCAACATCTGAAAAtaatagacaaaaaaatttcGCGCAATCAGCGATGAGTTTTCCCCacaaaaaagagtttttctctCGTTTCTGTCCTTCccagtaaaacaaaaaaaaaactgaatttgaTTGTTCCAGcctttcaaattcaattttttcccaaattttcccGCATGTTGAAGTTTTTATGTggagatacaaaaaaatcgtCCCTAAAAGGCAATCTGTCTGCTCTGCCCAAATCCGCAATTGACTACAATTCAACACCCAGCAAAATTAAACCTCATGTGGGggtaaaatatattaaatgaCTGGGAGCCTCAGTTGCatcataaaataatgaaatttattgaatgagAGGCATATGCattgtttgaattaaaaatttccccaCCCAACATAAACTGTAACATACAAACCCCCATCCTTTTCATTTCACGCAATGTTTACTCTCGGAAGAGAACATTGCAAATGGTGGTCAtgaaatatcaataaataattcacttaaattacaaattctgTGGTAGACTTTCCTCCCTCCCTTCAATCCTCTGCAGTGGATTGACCTGACCATTTTGTCCAAATGTGAAAAGCTCCAACATAAAGCGGGTTAGTTTACGCAATCCTCCCGGGATGACCACAAAACTATccatttataattaaatcgTGTCAcagtttttatttcaaagggTCATCCTATACAGATGAAAGTCAGTAGGTTAACTCTCAACCACACAGAAATATCGATTTTACAGAGCTTTTCCAGCCTCTAAAAATGCCTTCACCTGTATACGCGTTAAAATGGCGCCAAGTTAAATTTACTAACACTCTTTAATATAAActttggttaaaataacaaaagtaaTCAGCGAAAAGGTACTCAAGCTTAGCTAAATATATcagttaataaaattgtttttttttttatctaaattgacaaaatttatttaattaaaaaggacAAAACAAGCTCAATTAAAtagtcaaaaatacaaaagtaaaaaaaaaaatatattttggcgctacgtcccatataggaacagggccggccgccctatatgatgttgttgttctccttgcggagaagtagtgggaggccttgctagatactaccacgtgtgggccattttacagataggagtgtatcaatctcctgatccaaccggtcaacgtgatctaattgcacgttggcggatggggcgcgttgccgggttctgtattcgaaccggcgacctttggatgcgcactcaagcgctctatccactgcactCCAGGCCTTTGCGCAAAAAAGTCACCTCCAAGTATCAAAAAAAGTCAcctcgcgaagacgtcaaccaaaagtcACCGCCGCCGTCTGTTCAGAGCCAAAAGGTATATTAATAGAGTATCTTATCGCATACAAGagggaaaatataataaaagatCCTGGGAAATTAAATGAGGGAAACTTTATAAGCAAAGTAAATAAGTAACTAGCTAATAAAATTAGTTGAACCTCCACTTTTCCAACATTCTCTGAGTAATTTGTAATTTGCAGatcttttatgaaattctacacaggaaaaatattccttcGTGTATTATCTAAAATTCCATGGCTAAACCTCTCATGGTATATAATTTCCTCTCATCCTCATGGAATTTCCGGGATGTGTTGCAAATGTGTAAAGGTTACATTCAAGAAATTTGAACACTGTACTCACCTTCCGCTCGTGTGGAGAAATGAAAGACGGTAGATAGTTCATTCCATCCAAATGAATTTCTCGCTTGCACCCTTGCTTCGTAGCTGGAGGCAGGTGTGAGATTTCTCAGCATAAAGGACATACGATGTCGTGGATTGAGTACATCATTAGGATACTGAAAGATCACGTACTGATCAGCTACATTGGATCCACGGCCAATCTTATTGTGTGTCCTCTCGATTAGCGACACAACGTTCCAGTGTTCAGTGGGAGGCGTCTCTAGTTGATCAAATTGCCTAGAGTTGGATGAATAGGGCTGATTTCGTCGCAATAGCTTATTGGTGCTCTGTAAATGTCCACgaaagaaaaaggataatGTGTTGATAAGCTGCAAATCCAACCAATTTCACTGTTCAATCGTTAATTATCCTGATTTATGGCTTATTATCCTGATCGAATGTCTAATTTTCCTGATCAAAATGGCAGATTTTTCTGACgacaaaatggaacattcCTCTTCGAATTGGAACATATTTCTGACCAAAACGGAATATTCTTCGGatcaaaaatagaattttctgatcaaaagatggGTCGCGTCAATATTGCTCAATTCCTGATCAATACGATTCATCTGATTGACTCAATCTATATTAGCAATTGATTGGCTCAATCATTTGATTTCTGGATACTCAGAACTGattttaaaatctaaaaacaATACATaattagtaaaattttccgcagactgaataaattaaaaatacatgagcagaaaaacattattaaaatgttcatcaattttattaaatatggTACGTaaatacattacatacatatgtatgttcaACTGTTTACtccaaataaatcaaatgttgaacgaaaaaaaactaacataATTCATTGCAtacattgagaaattttcttttgatagctcatttgaagaaaacttatggagaaaaaaaatgtaggaaagcttatttcattttaatgctaTTATTGGAAAAACatccattttgaattattcctTATTTGCGCGCACCCTCTTAAGGgacaatttgaaattaaatagagACATTTCTGCATTCTCCACGATGGCAATtgcattggaaaattaaattatggaCAAACTCCCGTGAACGTACATTGTTCTCACATTATTCAGGACATTGGCTAATCCGACATTGTCTCACCGAGATCTCATTTATATTGTTCTACGTCGCACGATGAGCTTCcttgggaaattcaatttatctcaTCGACTTGTCGCTTTCgcattcaatttgcaaaaggaaatttcattCAGGACATTTTATATACACAATCGCTCCattcaatttactttttctacactttttttttaaatttacttctACTGCGAAGCTTTTGTAATAATTTGACTAAATAGAGCAGAAGAGAGACACAATTTCCAATCAAAACTTACCAATTCATCATCAATAGTTCCCTTATTTGTGTAGTGTTGATGGTAGAAGAGACGATATTCAAAGATGAATGCATAGCTAACCGTGGTCCATGAGATGTTGTAGTGCTCTCGACTTGGACCCAGAGTTGGCTACAAAAAAAGGACGCTGTGCAattaagatggcggaaagggcgggaaatttgaatttttgaaactaACCGAATCAAACACAGACATTACGGGAACGCCAGTTAGTGTCATACCCTTCCGCTCCTTTCCTAACTTATTGGCAGCCTGGCAGGTGTAGTTGccaaaatcaaaaaatgaaacattacGAATCATCATGGTGTAGCGATTTCCGCGATTCTGCTGCGAATGACGTTCAGTGGTAGCAAGTTGCGTTGTATCCATGAACCAGTGTATTATTGGCGGTGGTTCAGCGTGAACAATACACACGAGGTGTGCCTCAAATCCTACCCCTGTGTGAACAATTGGGCGTTCAACTTCAATTTCGGGTggatctgaaatttttttttagcaaaatgtaTCAGGAATGGCCGAATATAGGGCAacaatttactatttttcccTTACATATCACATACACCTCGATATCTCGCGTATCAGGTTGCCCAACACGATTATCTGCTGTGCATTTGTACGTCCCAATAGAACTTCGATCAGCATGGGGAATCTCTAAAATGTCCTGTataatctcattttctccattATGCATGACATTGttcttgaaattcaaaaaaaaaaaaacaattattgaCATCTgtcaattttgatttaaacaaattcgagTTTGACATCAAACACATTTGACAGATATTTGACATTAATTACATTGATTTCTTAACGTGAGAAACAAtaataggggagggcggggctaataaagtcacttaagggtttggaaaaagccgaaaatatcatatttcctagctagatagaacaaaatgatctgagaaagagttgtagggcaagaaatatcctaaagaattgagctattcattttgctttatctgtttgggaaatattatattttgagctttttctaaaccctttagtgacttttttaaccccgctctcccctacataataaaattatctaacaatttaaaatctttatagAAAActacaattttcattaaatgtttcaaatctGTTGTATGAGAGCATAACATCAATGGTAAATGTGGTAACTGTCAGGTAAGTTGtaagaaatttataattacaaataaatttttaaaatgatttaattcagatttcaatattttaattgacaaTCAAATTACAATCAAATAGTATCTgccaaaaaattgacaaaaattaaattcacgtCACTCACCTTGCGTGACCAGGAGATTGTAGGTGGAGGATTCCCTTCACCATGGCATTCAAGGTGAATTGGAGAACCTTTGGCGACTTCTAATCTCACCGCCGGAGATAGAAACGTTATCTTCGGCGGaactaaaaatgaattattaaacaaaataatatatttcccaaaaaaaattcaaaattttcaataggAACTAACCTAGCGGCTATATGGATCCGtaaggaatccaacagccgtaaaagtttaaaatggaGAAGATGAACTAACCTAGCGCAACAAGAGTATGTACCACTTCACGGGGTGGCGTGGAGCTGAGTtgacaaatatattttccagTATCTG from Lutzomyia longipalpis isolate SR_M1_2022 chromosome 4, ASM2433408v1 encodes:
- the LOC129796306 gene encoding lachesin-like isoform X2 → MWCAKVFILGLILQVCVMISDFESTNEDYADENDKYIPNFVTVGQEYSIPVGSTVVLPCKLNHSEFHREYILAWKKDNAVLSAGHIKVSMNPRIKLIQSQSRDMKDNSINLEIKQVRTSDTGKYICQLSSTPPREVVHTLVALVPPKITFLSPAVRLEVAKGSPIHLECHGEGNPPPTISWSRKNNVMHNGENEIIQDILEIPHADRSSIGTYKCTADNRVGQPDTRDIEVYVIYPPEIEVERPIVHTGVGFEAHLVCIVHAEPPPIIHWFMDTTQLATTERHSQQNRGNRYTMMIRNVSFFDFGNYTCQAANKLGKERKGMTLTGVPVMSVFDSPTLGPSREHYNISWTTVSYAFIFEYRLFYHQHYTNKGTIDDELSTNKLLRRNQPYSSNSRQFDQLETPPTEHWNVVSLIERTHNKIGRGSNVADQYVIFQYPNDVLNPRHRMSFMLRNLTPASSYEARVQARNSFGWNELSTVFHFSTRAEDVEVELSAQPAISKNADVDGSNHSRGHKFSPFYSFLMIILYFVSR
- the LOC129796306 gene encoding lachesin-like isoform X1, with translation MWCAKVFILGLILQVCVMISDFESTNEDYADENDKYIPNFVTVGQEYSIPVGSTVVLPCKLNHSEFHREYILAWKKDNAVLSAGHIKVSMNPRIKLIQSQSRDMKDNSINLEIKQVRTSDTGKYICQLSSTPPREVVHTLVALVPPKITFLSPAVRLEVAKGSPIHLECHGEGNPPPTISWSRKNNVMHNGENEIIQDILEIPHADRSSIGTYKCTADNRVGQPDTRDIEVYVIYPPEIEVERPIVHTGVGFEAHLVCIVHAEPPPIIHWFMDTTQLATTERHSQQNRGNRYTMMIRNVSFFDFGNYTCQAANKLGKERKGMTLTGVPVMSVFDSPTLGPSREHYNISWTTVSYAFIFEYRLFYHQHYTNKGTIDDELSTNKLLRRNQPYSSNSRQFDQLETPPTEHWNVVSLIERTHNKIGRGSNVADQYVIFQYPNDVLNPRHRMSFMLRNLTPASSYEARVQARNSFGWNELSTVFHFSTRAEDVEVELSAQPAISKNADVDGSNHSRGHKFSPFYSFLMIILYFVSILIENLL